The Thermoanaerobacterales bacterium genome window below encodes:
- the yunB gene encoding sporulation protein YunB — protein MFKRRRRGAFFIFLAVMGILIMAVIVVERRLAETIVAMAQARAVQTAVSEVNLAVRSHLAAAGVDYQDLIELHKDDQGRVVMMQANTVRINELAAGFALAAEKNLREMDRDSFSIPLGQVTGNRLLAAWGPRIPVRILPVGAVRVNMSDRFESAGINQTRHRIYLDLDTDLRVVVPWHEKNVQVTTRVPLVENIVVGGVPSTYVGPGAGLLGLGLYGTPPPGSGS, from the coding sequence GTGTTCAAGAGGCGCCGCAGAGGGGCCTTTTTTATCTTCCTGGCCGTAATGGGCATTCTCATTATGGCCGTCATAGTCGTCGAGCGGCGGCTCGCGGAGACGATCGTGGCCATGGCGCAGGCGCGGGCGGTTCAGACCGCCGTCAGCGAGGTAAACCTGGCCGTCCGCAGCCACCTGGCCGCGGCGGGCGTCGACTACCAGGACCTGATCGAGCTGCATAAGGATGACCAGGGACGGGTGGTGATGATGCAGGCGAACACGGTGCGCATCAACGAACTGGCGGCCGGGTTCGCCCTGGCGGCCGAGAAGAACCTGCGGGAGATGGACCGGGACAGCTTCTCCATTCCTCTCGGCCAGGTCACAGGGAACCGCCTCCTGGCCGCATGGGGCCCGCGTATTCCGGTCCGGATCCTTCCGGTGGGCGCCGTGCGGGTCAACATGAGCGACCGCTTCGAGTCCGCCGGTATCAACCAAACCCGCCACCGTATCTACCTTGACCTGGATACCGACCTGCGGGTCGTCGTTCCCTGGCATGAAAAGAATGTGCAGGTGACTACGCGCGTGCCCCTCGTGGAGAACATCGTTGTCGGCGGCGTCCCTTCGACCTACGTCGGGCCGGGTGCCGGCCTCCTGGGCCTTGGGCTCTACGGCACTCCGCCTCCCGGCAGCGGCTCATAA
- the tyrS gene encoding tyrosine--tRNA ligase, which yields MLEREQETELARQMVIIKRGTAEVIPEEELAGKLRRSIATGRPLRVKLGLDPTAPDIHLGHTVVLHKLRQFQDLGHQVCLVIGDFTGRIGDPSGKSETRKQLSEAEVLANARTYEEQVYKVLDPDRTEIFFNSHWLAPLDFAAVIELSSKYTVARMLERDDFAKRFREGLPISIHEFFYPLMQGYDSVALKADVELGGTDQKFNLLVGRTLQKEYGQEPQVALMMPILEGLDGIQKMSKSLGNYVGVNEPPGEMYGKLMSIPDTLMPRYFDLVCPLPLEEVQAINAALAEGANPRDAKMRLARSIVAAFHGEEKAREAEDEFRRVFQRHERPSEVPVYAVPAELAEQGRVWLPRLMTLAGLTKSTSEAKRLIQQGGVKIDDQKVSDPEIEIMPRPGMVIQAGRRRFVKLF from the coding sequence ATGCTGGAGCGGGAGCAGGAGACGGAACTGGCGCGCCAGATGGTGATCATCAAGCGCGGGACGGCGGAGGTCATTCCCGAAGAGGAACTTGCCGGAAAACTCCGGCGGTCGATCGCCACGGGGCGCCCCCTCCGGGTGAAACTGGGACTTGACCCCACGGCCCCCGATATTCACCTGGGACATACCGTAGTCTTGCATAAGCTGCGGCAGTTCCAGGACCTTGGCCACCAGGTCTGCCTGGTCATCGGTGACTTCACCGGCCGTATCGGGGATCCGAGCGGGAAATCGGAGACCCGCAAACAGCTCTCCGAGGCCGAGGTCCTGGCCAACGCCCGCACTTACGAGGAGCAGGTCTACAAAGTCCTGGACCCGGACCGGACGGAGATCTTCTTCAACAGTCACTGGCTGGCGCCCCTGGACTTCGCCGCCGTGATCGAGCTGTCGTCCAAGTACACCGTGGCGCGCATGCTCGAGCGGGACGACTTCGCCAAGCGGTTCCGCGAGGGGCTGCCGATCAGTATCCACGAGTTTTTCTATCCGCTGATGCAGGGCTACGATTCGGTGGCCCTTAAAGCGGATGTCGAACTCGGCGGCACGGACCAGAAGTTCAACCTGCTCGTCGGCCGCACGTTGCAGAAGGAGTACGGGCAGGAACCCCAGGTCGCGCTTATGATGCCCATCCTCGAGGGCCTTGACGGCATACAGAAGATGAGCAAAAGCCTGGGAAACTACGTGGGTGTCAACGAGCCGCCGGGGGAAATGTATGGTAAGCTGATGTCCATCCCGGACACCCTTATGCCCCGCTACTTTGATCTGGTCTGTCCCCTGCCGCTGGAAGAGGTGCAGGCGATCAACGCCGCCCTGGCGGAGGGGGCCAACCCGCGGGACGCCAAAATGCGCCTGGCCCGGTCGATCGTCGCCGCCTTCCACGGCGAGGAAAAGGCGCGCGAGGCCGAGGACGAGTTCCGCCGCGTCTTCCAGCGCCATGAACGGCCCAGCGAGGTACCGGTTTACGCCGTCCCTGCCGAACTGGCGGAGCAGGGCAGGGTCTGGCTCCCCCGCCTGATGACACTGGCCGGTCTTACCAAGAGCACCAGCGAGGCCAAGCGCCTCATCCAGCAGGGTGGGGTAAAGATCGACGATCAGAAGGTGAGCGATCCGGAGATTGAGATCATGCCCCGCCCGGGCATGGTCATCCAGGCCGGCCGGCGCAGGTTCGTGAAGCTTTTCTAG
- a CDS encoding YIP1 family protein has product MAHMEPGFAPLRLSLWRRLWGVLVAPRTTFEDIVTRGGFWPGAAVVYLAGLLAALSTLPKLRAFALWQLQQGPNALPPEQLAAVRGFATTAALVELFFGALIVPTVVWLFGAGLLKIFNRSSGEPVPFASLAAVSVFAYVPMLLGDFVRAALIAASSFERLGSIGTSLGALLPGRTEIAWLDLVLAQVDPFALWALGLFSLGGALALRTRTSNIALVVFSLWGLWVVVGVFLGLRSPSA; this is encoded by the coding sequence ATGGCTCATATGGAGCCCGGTTTCGCGCCGCTCCGACTTTCACTCTGGCGGCGGCTGTGGGGAGTCCTGGTTGCTCCCCGGACGACCTTTGAAGACATTGTGACCAGGGGCGGCTTTTGGCCGGGGGCGGCGGTCGTCTATTTGGCGGGCCTGCTGGCGGCCCTGTCGACCCTGCCGAAACTGCGGGCCTTTGCCCTCTGGCAACTCCAACAGGGACCGAACGCCTTGCCCCCGGAGCAGTTGGCCGCGGTCAGGGGTTTCGCCACGACGGCCGCACTGGTCGAACTCTTTTTTGGGGCGCTTATCGTGCCTACCGTCGTCTGGCTGTTTGGCGCGGGGCTTCTGAAAATCTTCAACCGGAGCAGCGGGGAACCAGTACCCTTCGCCAGCCTGGCGGCGGTCAGCGTCTTTGCCTATGTACCGATGCTCCTTGGGGATTTCGTCCGTGCCGCGTTGATCGCTGCCAGCTCCTTCGAGCGGCTGGGGTCCATAGGCACGAGCCTGGGGGCGCTGTTGCCCGGCCGGACCGAAATCGCCTGGCTCGACCTTGTCCTCGCCCAGGTGGACCCCTTCGCCCTCTGGGCCCTTGGGCTCTTCAGCCTCGGAGGCGCCCTGGCCCTGCGGACCAGGACGAGTAACATCGCCCTTGTGGTTTTCAGCCTTTGGGGACTCTGGGTAGTCGTCGGCGTGTTTCTCGGCCTGCGATCCCCTTCCGCCTAA